From Vigna unguiculata cultivar IT97K-499-35 chromosome 5, ASM411807v1, whole genome shotgun sequence, the proteins below share one genomic window:
- the LOC114183526 gene encoding 21.7 kDa class VI heat shock protein gives MTSSNKRLEVQTEDQTPHKWCVSLGEEPFKRFFSQTNPTLHKVFGDGSLFSPLLFGKFFDPSDAFPLWEFESDVLLSHLRSSSQSTVDWCQTGEGYILKAEIPGTGKNNIQVVVDKGKVVEISGAWKQQRDSKAHDWRCGHWWEHGYVRRLEMPEDADWKNIEAYIHNDIYLEIRIPKSQQGRDLPQGKDVA, from the exons ATGACTAGTTCTAACAAGAGGCTTGAGGTTCAAACAGAAGATCAAACTCCACATAAATGGTGTGTTTCACTGGGAGAAGAGCCTTTCAAAAGATTCTTCAGCCAGACTAATCCAACACTGCACAAGGTTTTTGGTGATGGATCACTTTTCAGTCCACTGTTGTTTGGCAAGTTCTTTGATCCTTCTGATGCCTTCCCTCTATGGGAGTTTGAGTCAGATGTATTGTTATCTCATTTAAGGAGCTCCAGCCAAAGCACTGTGGATTGGTGTCAGACAGGTGAAGGCTACATATTAAAAGCAGAAATACCAG GAACTGGGAAAAATAACATTCAAGTCGTTGTTGATAAGGGGAAGGTTGTGGAAATTAGTGGAGCGTGGAAGCAGCAAAGAGACTCAAAGGCACATGACTGGAGGTGTGGCCATTGGTGGGAACATGGATATGTGAGAAGGCTTGAGATGCCAGAGGATGCAGATTGGAAGAATATAGAAGCATACATACATAATGACATATACTTAGAAATACGTATTCCAAAGAGCCAACAGGGTCGTGATCTTCCTCAGGGAAAAGATGTGGCTTGA